From a single Alloactinosynnema sp. L-07 genomic region:
- a CDS encoding MFS transporter, whose translation MYISTEPLRRGAARSAAKVPPTVLALGMVSLVTDISAEMVTAFLPMYLVYGLGAGYLQLGIVDGVYTGATALLRLVGGHAADRTGRPKAVAAAGYGLSAVTKLGFPLAGGSLGAIGGLLAVDRAGKGIRTGPRDAMIALSSPASSLGRAFGVHRMMDTVGALLGPVVAFALVAWTAPDTVFVVSFCFAMIGLVILLVWVREPVGALPRRKVRVRDGLRLLTQPGFRRICCYAVLLGFATVSDAFILLAVQQRTGIAPGWLPLLPLGIALTFLSAAIPVGRLADRFGRWRVFLAGHGLLLAVYALLAVGVDGWPLLIVALGLHGLFYAATDGVLMACAGPLLPDEVKASGLAVLQTGQALARTVAAVLFGVAAAGWGLGPSFLVFGGVLLVAVVVSRRSQ comes from the coding sequence GTGTACATCTCCACCGAGCCATTGCGGCGCGGTGCGGCACGGTCGGCGGCGAAGGTGCCGCCGACCGTGCTCGCGCTCGGCATGGTCAGCCTGGTCACCGACATCTCCGCCGAGATGGTCACCGCGTTCCTGCCGATGTACTTGGTCTACGGGCTGGGTGCGGGGTATCTGCAGCTGGGCATCGTCGACGGCGTCTACACCGGCGCCACGGCGCTGCTGCGGCTGGTCGGCGGGCATGCGGCCGACCGGACGGGCAGGCCGAAGGCCGTGGCGGCGGCCGGATACGGGCTGTCGGCGGTCACCAAGCTGGGCTTCCCGCTCGCGGGCGGGTCGCTCGGCGCCATCGGCGGACTGCTCGCGGTGGACCGCGCGGGCAAGGGGATCCGCACCGGCCCACGGGACGCGATGATCGCGTTGAGCAGCCCGGCGTCGTCGCTGGGCCGGGCGTTCGGCGTGCACCGGATGATGGACACGGTCGGGGCGCTGCTGGGCCCGGTCGTGGCGTTCGCGCTGGTTGCGTGGACGGCGCCCGACACGGTGTTCGTGGTGAGCTTCTGCTTCGCCATGATCGGACTGGTCATCCTGCTGGTGTGGGTGCGGGAGCCGGTGGGCGCGCTGCCGCGCAGGAAGGTGCGGGTGCGCGACGGTCTGCGGCTGCTGACCCAGCCCGGGTTCCGCCGGATCTGTTGCTACGCGGTACTTCTGGGCTTCGCCACCGTGTCCGACGCGTTCATTCTCTTGGCGGTGCAGCAGCGGACCGGGATCGCGCCGGGCTGGCTGCCGCTGCTGCCACTGGGCATCGCGCTGACCTTCCTGAGCGCGGCGATCCCGGTGGGGCGGCTGGCCGACCGGTTCGGGCGGTGGCGGGTCTTCCTGGCCGGACACGGGTTGCTGCTCGCGGTGTACGCGCTGCTGGCCGTCGGTGTCGACGGCTGGCCGCTGCTGATTGTCGCTTTAGGACTGCACGGCTTGTTCTACGCGGCGACCGATGGCGTGCTGATGGCCTGCGCGGGCCCGCTGCTGCCGGACGAGGTGAAGGCGTCCGGCCTGGCGGTCCTGCAGACGGGGCAAGCGCTTGCGCGGACGGTGGCGGCGGTGCTGTTCGGCGTCGCGGCGGCTGGATGGGGGCTCGGACCGTCGTTCCTGGTGTTCGGCGGGGTGTTGTTGGTTGCGGTTGTCGTGAGTCGGAGGTCCCAGTGA
- a CDS encoding metallophosphoesterase: protein MNDKRGRHWRIAGVAIGGATLLGATTAIALAQPVAPLAQHQPLAVAANSVPQIGVADTVDQPLRHLVEGPGTQSRQFCQDRAAWVRPHFAALTLKGADTVTVRGSGGDSQTLTADHGDNRALSTRSFPGSCVTIDANLSSKDSKVAMDSLQSGTAAADVIVAGAGDICGSNCTQTADLVAAINPAAVFLAGDNAYENGSLNDYRTRYDPAWGKFKSITHPSAGNHEYQTSGASGYFDYFNGVGVSNGPAGERGKGYYSWDIGDWHFVALNSNISMSAGNPQETWLRNDLRASTKPCTAAYWHHPRYNQGSHGNNTNTNPLWQALIDHKADLIVNGHDHNYQRFAPQNTNAGADPTNGIRQLVVGTGGRAFYDFASTRPNIEAANDDTYGVLKLALSSTGYNADFVPVAGRTFTDRFSGTCKAKGTTPTPSFTLAANPASVSVAPGGSATTTATVTSTGGFSAATNLTVSGLPSGVTASVSPSSVTPAANGSASATVTVSASGSAATGTSTVTVTGTSGSLSKTATFSLTVGTTTPPSTVFVDDFETSKGWVSDPDGADTATTGFWERGDPSSTTESGAKQLGTTTSGVNNLVTGRSAGSGAGSYDVDSGYTSMVSPGISLPAGPLSLSLRWSVGFGANATGDDYFTITVVGSTSKVVLDQRGTGAHINGSWRTLTADLSAFAGQTVRILVKAADESTSSLIEAQVDDVKITKA from the coding sequence GTGAACGATAAACGAGGTCGACACTGGCGCATCGCCGGTGTCGCCATCGGTGGCGCCACCCTGCTAGGCGCCACCACCGCGATCGCCCTAGCTCAACCCGTCGCGCCCCTGGCGCAGCATCAGCCCCTCGCGGTCGCGGCCAACTCCGTGCCGCAGATAGGTGTCGCGGACACGGTCGACCAGCCGCTGCGCCACTTGGTTGAGGGGCCTGGCACCCAGTCCCGCCAGTTCTGCCAGGACAGGGCCGCCTGGGTTCGTCCGCATTTCGCCGCCCTCACCCTCAAGGGCGCCGACACCGTCACCGTCCGCGGATCCGGTGGTGACAGCCAGACCCTGACCGCCGACCACGGCGACAACCGCGCCCTGTCCACGCGGTCGTTCCCCGGCTCCTGCGTCACCATCGACGCCAATCTGTCCTCAAAGGACAGCAAGGTGGCGATGGACTCCTTGCAGTCCGGCACCGCGGCGGCGGACGTCATCGTCGCGGGCGCGGGCGACATCTGCGGCAGCAACTGCACGCAGACCGCCGACCTTGTCGCGGCCATCAACCCGGCCGCGGTGTTCCTCGCGGGCGACAACGCCTACGAGAACGGCTCGCTCAACGACTACCGCACCCGCTACGACCCGGCGTGGGGCAAGTTCAAGAGCATCACCCACCCGTCCGCAGGCAACCACGAGTACCAGACCAGCGGCGCTTCCGGTTACTTCGACTATTTCAACGGGGTCGGCGTCAGCAACGGCCCCGCAGGCGAACGCGGCAAGGGCTACTACAGCTGGGACATCGGCGACTGGCACTTCGTCGCGCTGAACAGCAACATCAGCATGTCCGCGGGCAATCCCCAGGAGACCTGGTTGCGCAACGACCTGCGCGCCAGTACCAAGCCATGCACCGCCGCCTACTGGCACCACCCCCGGTACAACCAGGGCAGCCACGGCAACAACACCAACACCAACCCGTTGTGGCAGGCGCTCATCGACCACAAAGCCGACCTGATCGTCAACGGCCACGACCACAACTACCAGCGGTTCGCCCCGCAGAACACCAACGCGGGCGCGGACCCGACCAACGGCATCCGCCAGCTCGTCGTCGGCACCGGCGGCCGGGCGTTCTACGACTTCGCGTCCACCCGGCCCAACATCGAGGCTGCCAACGACGACACCTACGGCGTGCTGAAGCTGGCGCTCTCGTCGACCGGCTACAACGCCGACTTCGTGCCGGTAGCGGGCCGCACGTTCACCGACCGGTTCTCCGGCACCTGCAAGGCCAAGGGCACCACCCCCACGCCGAGCTTCACCCTGGCCGCCAACCCGGCCTCGGTGTCGGTCGCACCGGGCGGTTCCGCCACCACCACGGCGACGGTGACCAGCACGGGCGGCTTCAGTGCCGCGACGAACCTGACGGTGTCCGGGCTGCCATCGGGCGTCACGGCGTCGGTGTCGCCGTCCTCGGTGACCCCGGCCGCCAACGGCTCCGCGTCGGCCACGGTCACCGTGTCCGCGTCGGGCAGCGCGGCGACCGGGACCAGCACCGTGACGGTCACCGGCACGTCGGGCTCGCTGAGCAAGACGGCCACGTTCAGCCTGACCGTCGGCACGACGACGCCGCCGAGCACCGTGTTCGTCGACGACTTCGAGACGAGCAAGGGCTGGGTCAGCGATCCCGACGGCGCCGACACCGCGACCACCGGCTTCTGGGAACGGGGCGATCCGTCGTCCACCACCGAGAGTGGCGCCAAGCAGTTGGGCACCACGACCAGCGGGGTGAACAACCTGGTGACCGGCCGCTCGGCCGGGTCCGGCGCGGGCTCCTATGACGTCGACAGCGGGTACACGTCGATGGTCTCGCCGGGCATCAGCCTGCCCGCGGGCCCGCTGAGCCTGTCACTGCGGTGGAGTGTCGGCTTCGGCGCGAACGCGACCGGCGACGACTACTTCACGATCACGGTGGTCGGCTCCACCTCGAAGGTCGTGCTCGATCAGCGCGGCACCGGGGCGCACATCAACGGCTCCTGGCGGACCTTGACCGCGGACCTGTCGGCGTTCGCCGGTCAGACGGTCCGGATCCTGGTCAAGGCCGCTGACGAGTCCACCTCAAGCCTGATCGAGGCCCAGGTGGACGACGTGAAGATCACCAAGGCCTGA